A window from Bubalus kerabau isolate K-KA32 ecotype Philippines breed swamp buffalo chromosome 5, PCC_UOA_SB_1v2, whole genome shotgun sequence encodes these proteins:
- the LOC129654197 gene encoding olfactory receptor 148-like, producing the protein MRNHTEVNEFILLGIPQTQGLETVLLVIFSFIYLFTLLGNLLILLAVVSSSNLHTPMYFFLGLLSILDMLFPSVTCPKMLFYLSGQSQAISYKGCAVQLFFYHFLGSTEGCLYSVMAYDRFVAICHPLRYKLIMRPGVCVGLVLAAWLVGCLHATILTSFTFQLPYCGPNRVDHFFCDIPAVLPLACADSSLAQRVGSTNVGFLALMLWLSVCVSYTRIGIAILRIRSAEDRRKAFSTCSAHLTAILCAYGPVIIIYLQPTSNPFLSATVQILNNIVSPMLNSLIYSLRNKEVKSSLKKAFYNVVFSAVD; encoded by the coding sequence ATGAGGAACCACACAGAAGTGAATGAGTTCATCCTACTGGGAATACCTCAGACACAGGGACTGGAGACTGTGCTCCTTGTCATCTTCTCATTTATTTACCTCTTCACCCTGCTGGGAAATTTGCTCATTCTTCTAGCAGTTGTCTCCTCCTCGAACCTTCACACTCCCATGTACTTCTTCTTGGGACTCCTATCGATTTTGGACATGCTATTCCCCTCTGTCACCTGTCCCAAGATGCTATTCTATCTCTCTGGCCAGAGCCAAGCCATATCTTATAAGGGATGTGCTGTCCAGCTCTTCTTCTATCATTTCCTGGGTTCTACGGAAGGCTGCCTCTATTCTGTGATGGCTTATGATCGTTTTGTTGCCATCTGTCACCCACTGAGATATAAGCTCATCATGAGACCTGGAGTCTGTGTTGGTTTGGTGTTGGCAGCCTGGTTGGTGGGTTGTCTTCATGCCACTATCCTGACATCCTTTACCTTTCAGCTACCCTACTGTGGCCCCAATCGGGTGgaccacttcttctgtgacatTCCTGCTGTCTTACCCCTGGCTTGTGCTGATAGCTCCCTGGCCCAGAGAGTGGGTTCCACTAATGTTGGCTTTCTGGCTTTAATGCTTTGGTTGAGTGTTTGTGTCTCCTACACACGCATTGGGATTGCCATTTTGAGGATCCGTTCAGCAGAGGACAGGCGGAAAGCTTTCTCTACCTGCAGTGCCCACCTCACTGCCATTCTCTGTGCCTATGGACCTGTAATCATCATCTATCTGCAGCCCACATCCAACCCTTTTCTCAGTGCCACGgtgcaaatattaaataatattgtcTCACCCATGCTGAACTCATTAATCTATTCTTTAAGGAACAAAGAGGTGAAAAGCTCACTAAAAAAGGCATTCTATAATGTAGTATTTAGTGCTGTAGACTAA